From the Pseudomonas sp. Teo4 genome, the window GAAGCACTGGCCATGGACGGTACCGTCGAGAAGATTGCCGAGTTGTTCGCCGACAAGCACCACACCCTGTTCCTCGGACGCGGCGCTCAATACCCGGTGGCGATGGAAGGTGCGCTCAAGCTCAAAGAAATCTCCTACATCCACGCCGAAGCCTACCCGGCCGGTGAGCTGAAGCATGGCCCGCTGGCGCTGGTGGATAGCGACATGCCAGTGGTGACCGTGGCGCCGAACAACGAACTGCTGGAGAAGCTCAAGTCCAACCTGCAGGAAGTCCGTGCCCGTGGCGGCGAGTTGGTGGTGTTTGCCGATGAGCAGGCCGGCATGAGCAATGGCGAGGGTACCCATGTGATCAAGGTTCCGCACATTGCCGATGCCCTGGCGCCGATTCTGTACACCATTCCGTTGCAACTGCTGTCGTACTACGTGGCGGTGCTGAAGGGTACTGATGTGGACCAACCTCGTAACCTGGCCAAATCGGTGACGGTGGAATAATCGTTATCAAGTTTCGATAAAAATGTTTTTGAATAATAAAGGTTGTCACAAAACAATAAAGGTTGTCACAACGTAATAAAGGTTGTCACAAGGCAGGCTCTGACCGCACATCGGGCCGGAGCCAGGCCTTGGAGATTCGGGTGACAATCCTCTACCCAACGCTGTGACTGTTGTCCTGGCTTAGCCCGCTCTCTGGGGTGTCCCCTGTGCACGACACCTGTCCTCGTCCCGGTCGAGCGGGTCGCCCAATTTTGAGCGACTCGAACAATGGCATCCATGCCCATAGCTCCGGTCAAGGCTGCACATCGCAAGCTGATGACCCAGGCAAAAATAGATAAGAAAATTCAATCGGGTCGTGGGTGTGGAGTCAGAGATTCCTATAAGCCATGGATCAAAGTGTGGGAGATCAAATCAAAGGGTGTCTCTCATATGATCGCGGGAGTTAAAATTCACCGCACACACCACCTGCTGTCCAATGCAGAGCGAGATTACTTAACTGTACTTGAGCACGATGCCTCGATCATCGATATCCGAGAGCAGTATCCTCTGCTGACACAGGCTGAGACCCAAGCAATTGCCTCAAGTATTAACTGTCGCCACCCTGTATATCCTGGCACGCAAATACCTGTCGTTATGACGACGGACTTTCTCGTTACCTTCTTAGATTCCTCTGGCGAAACAAGGCTAGCTGCTCGATCAGTGAAATACCGAAAAGAGTTTGAGCAAGCTGATCTTCAGGCGCGTAATCGAATAGCAGAAAAGCTAGCCATCGAAGAAAAATACTGGGCAATGAGGGGGGTGGACTGGAAGCTGGTCCTGCATGAAAACCTCTCAAAGATAAAATTAGCGAACCTCAAGATTCTCAGGACATACGCCAGTATTCATCCCTCGTTACCGACGGAGAAGAACATCGGCAATTTGCTTGGATACATTGAGGAGGCAAAGACGGATCAAATACCGTTAAAAATTCTTTTGGATAAAGCGTCTCGTGACCTTTACATTGAATATATGGGGGTAAAGCGCCTCTTCCATCACCTGCTATGGAACGGTCGTTTAGAGTCAGATCTTACCTCGAAAATAATAAGCATGTCGCAGCCGTTGCACGTATGGCCGAATCAAAGGTCAGCGGCTTTGTCTCTGCCAAACGAGGTTTCCCATCATGCTTGATCTTAAAATCAACAGCATTGTCACTCCTGGCGAAGAACCTAGCCTACTAAAAAAAGCGGTTCGGATTTTAGGCATAGATGATGATTCTGTAATTGTGATTGAGCTGAGTACGAATCCCAGCAAGCCGTGGCAGATCGAGCGGTCCGTTTTGATTGACGATATTGACGCAGGGCGCGCAATCTTAAGTCGAGAAATGGTGCCCTTACATCTGCTCAGAAGTGATGATGAAATTAGTGAAAATGAAAAATCGAGCCGAAATCGTAACTGGAGCCTTATAAGAGGGTTAGTAGAAGATCGCTCCGCCTTGGAAATTCTTGGACCGGGTTTTGGAAAGCTGGTTGCTAGGCATGCCCTAGAGGCAGGAGTAGAGCGTAAACAGATATACCGGCTTCTATACCGCTACTGGAGCATGGGGCAGACACCTAACGCGTTTCTATGGAACACTAGTGCTTGCGGTGGTCGGGGAAAGAAAAAGGATCGATCCTCAGGCATTATCCCCGGTAGGCCGCGTAAGTATCGTGGTGTCGTTGTCAATGATGGTGGTGCCATCACGCTCGAACCGCGCCATCTCTCTCATATCCGTTTGGCTTACGGGCGGGTTGCTAGCGGCAAATGCGGCACCCTGAAAGATGCACATAAGTGGATGTTAAACAAATTTTATAGAGAGACTCTGCCAGACGGCTCGAAAGGGAATATTGTACGCGGCAGTTACCCGACTACTACCCAGCTCAGATATCACGGTAAGCTTTTTTTCGATGATCTTTATAAACTTAAGGTGCGTGGCGGTTCTGTTCGATACAACAAAGATCATCGTGCTATCGTTGGCGCAGCTTCCCAAGGCCTGATGGGTGCGACCCATCGATATGAGATAGATTCCACCATCGCTGATGTATATTTAGTGCATCGCGTTAACAGGCTATGGCTCATAGGACGCCCCATACTTTATGTGGTCGTCGATACCTTTACTAGAATGATTGTAGGGATTCACGTGGGCCTTGAGGGTCCCAGTTGGAATGGGGCTCGACACGCGATATACAATGCTTGCACCCCAAAGGTCGATTTTTGCAAGCGATACAATGTTGAAATAGATGAGGCTGACTGGCCGTGCTCGCACTTGCCAGTCGAAATTGTTGCTGACCGGGCCGAACTTCTAAGTGAGGCTGGGGCAACGCTGTCGCAAAGCTTGGGACTAGCGGTGCAAATTTTGCCCCCCTTTAGGCCTGATTGGAAAGGGATCATCGAAAGCCGCTTCCGTCTGATCAATGAACACCTGGACTTGAAATTTGTTCCAGGCGGA encodes:
- a CDS encoding Mu transposase C-terminal domain-containing protein, whose amino-acid sequence is MLDLKINSIVTPGEEPSLLKKAVRILGIDDDSVIVIELSTNPSKPWQIERSVLIDDIDAGRAILSREMVPLHLLRSDDEISENEKSSRNRNWSLIRGLVEDRSALEILGPGFGKLVARHALEAGVERKQIYRLLYRYWSMGQTPNAFLWNTSACGGRGKKKDRSSGIIPGRPRKYRGVVVNDGGAITLEPRHLSHIRLAYGRVASGKCGTLKDAHKWMLNKFYRETLPDGSKGNIVRGSYPTTTQLRYHGKLFFDDLYKLKVRGGSVRYNKDHRAIVGAASQGLMGATHRYEIDSTIADVYLVHRVNRLWLIGRPILYVVVDTFTRMIVGIHVGLEGPSWNGARHAIYNACTPKVDFCKRYNVEIDEADWPCSHLPVEIVADRAELLSEAGATLSQSLGLAVQILPPFRPDWKGIIESRFRLINEHLDLKFVPGGVDARKMERGDRDYQLDAILDIDEFTEMVIVGVLAHNKSLRIPHLLSREMIADGIEATPIAVWNWSKANSPINSKVVSPAELKIALLPSQECRISRGGIVFQGVQYTCQTALREEWLERSHNLRTKYVRVFYDPNSIENCWIKSEAGFEALTIVPQQRQKYGGLRMEEVLDIVHVLNQVSPDARYDSDNTAALVRGRQEEILDRAKAKRAAQGDPKSNADFKRDKRAKRATEAQTERDSHTADLNQLRVVDHTPLAGEKSRPVTGRPSSTRSAAFLKLVVSEGSETET
- a CDS encoding TnsA endonuclease N-terminal domain-containing protein, yielding MASMPIAPVKAAHRKLMTQAKIDKKIQSGRGCGVRDSYKPWIKVWEIKSKGVSHMIAGVKIHRTHHLLSNAERDYLTVLEHDASIIDIREQYPLLTQAETQAIASSINCRHPVYPGTQIPVVMTTDFLVTFLDSSGETRLAARSVKYRKEFEQADLQARNRIAEKLAIEEKYWAMRGVDWKLVLHENLSKIKLANLKILRTYASIHPSLPTEKNIGNLLGYIEEAKTDQIPLKILLDKASRDLYIEYMGVKRLFHHLLWNGRLESDLTSKIISMSQPLHVWPNQRSAALSLPNEVSHHA